A region of Granulicella sibirica DNA encodes the following proteins:
- a CDS encoding TlyA family RNA methyltransferase has translation MKIRLDKLLVDQSLAASRERAQALILAGRVLVDEQKVEKPGTPVDPAATLRLLGSDLRYVSRGGLKLEAALKHWKIDLTGQPCLDIGASTGGFTDCMLQHGASHVLAVDTGYGQIAATLRDDPRVSLRERCNARLLNPGELLPDGPVPIFLAMDVSFISATLVLGPVLAAIAPLGESWKGSAVLLVKPQFEAGREAIGKGGIVRDPAARQFAIDRVHDAVLALHGHHTDIIDSPIHGMEGNHEYLLRAVFG, from the coding sequence ATGAAAATCCGCCTCGACAAGCTACTCGTCGACCAGTCGTTGGCCGCCTCTCGCGAGCGGGCCCAGGCCCTCATCCTCGCTGGACGCGTCCTCGTCGATGAGCAGAAAGTCGAGAAGCCTGGCACCCCGGTCGACCCAGCCGCAACCCTTCGCCTCCTCGGCTCCGACCTCCGTTACGTCAGCCGCGGCGGCCTCAAGCTCGAAGCGGCCCTGAAGCACTGGAAGATCGACCTAACCGGCCAGCCGTGCCTCGACATCGGAGCCTCTACCGGAGGCTTCACCGACTGCATGCTGCAGCACGGAGCTTCGCACGTCCTTGCAGTCGACACCGGATACGGCCAGATCGCCGCAACGCTCCGCGACGATCCCCGCGTCAGCCTGCGCGAACGCTGCAACGCCCGACTCCTGAACCCCGGCGAACTCCTCCCCGATGGCCCCGTCCCCATCTTCCTCGCCATGGACGTCTCTTTCATCTCCGCAACCCTCGTTCTCGGTCCTGTCCTTGCCGCCATCGCCCCACTAGGCGAGTCCTGGAAGGGAAGCGCCGTCCTCCTCGTCAAGCCCCAGTTCGAGGCCGGCCGCGAAGCCATCGGCAAAGGGGGCATCGTGCGCGATCCCGCCGCCCGCCAGTTCGCTATCGACCGGGTCCACGATGCCGTCCTCGCCCTTCATGGGCATCACACCGACATCATCGACTCCCCCATCCACGGCATGGAAGGCAATCACGAGTATCTCCTGCGCGCTGTTTTTGGCTGA
- a CDS encoding SDR family oxidoreductase: MAEKRTALVVGSTGITGGNLATHLAANAWKVYGLARNPKPSPGVDPVAADLLDPTALKAALAPLSITDVFYTTWLRQPTEAENIRVNGTMMENLFAALTDHKIRHAALTTGTKHYLGPFESYGQSAAETPFREDNPRLPGENFYYTQEDILYAASARQGFTWSVHRPHTIIGYAHGNAMNMGVTLAVYASICRETGQPFVFPGSDFQWNALTDVVDARLLATHLEWAAITPAAHNVAFNVVNGDVFRWRWLWPQLAARFGVEAAGPPNPIAPLETRMQNAALVWADIAAKYDLAEPDIDRLVSWWHTDADLGRELACINDMSNSRSLGFTAYQETPASFFDLFTLLRKLRLIP; the protein is encoded by the coding sequence ATGGCTGAAAAGAGAACCGCACTCGTCGTCGGCTCAACCGGTATCACCGGAGGCAATCTCGCGACACACCTCGCAGCAAACGCCTGGAAGGTCTACGGCCTTGCCCGTAATCCGAAGCCATCACCTGGAGTAGATCCAGTGGCGGCCGACCTGCTCGACCCCACCGCGCTCAAAGCTGCCCTCGCCCCGCTGAGTATCACTGACGTCTTCTACACCACGTGGCTCCGCCAGCCCACCGAGGCCGAAAACATTCGCGTCAACGGCACGATGATGGAGAACCTCTTCGCCGCGCTTACTGATCACAAGATCCGCCACGCTGCCCTGACTACCGGCACCAAGCACTACCTCGGACCTTTCGAGTCCTACGGCCAGAGCGCCGCCGAAACTCCCTTCCGCGAAGACAACCCACGTCTCCCCGGCGAGAATTTTTACTACACCCAGGAAGATATCCTCTACGCCGCCTCCGCCCGCCAGGGCTTCACCTGGAGCGTCCACCGTCCGCACACCATCATCGGCTACGCTCACGGCAATGCGATGAACATGGGCGTTACGCTCGCTGTGTACGCGAGCATCTGCCGCGAGACAGGCCAGCCCTTCGTCTTCCCCGGCTCTGACTTCCAGTGGAACGCCCTCACGGACGTGGTCGATGCCCGTCTTCTCGCCACCCATCTTGAATGGGCTGCCATCACGCCCGCCGCCCATAACGTGGCCTTCAACGTGGTCAACGGAGACGTCTTCCGCTGGCGTTGGCTCTGGCCCCAACTCGCCGCAAGGTTCGGCGTTGAAGCCGCAGGGCCGCCTAACCCCATCGCTCCCCTAGAGACGCGCATGCAGAACGCCGCACTCGTATGGGCGGACATCGCCGCCAAATATGACCTCGCCGAGCCCGATATCGATCGCCTCGTATCCTGGTGGCACACCGACGCCGATCTTGGCCGCGAACTCGCCTGCATCAACGACATGAGCAACAGCCGCAGCCTCGGCTTCACCGCCTACCAGGAGACCCCTGCAAGCTTCTTCGACCTCTTCACGCTCCTGCGCAAACTCCGCCTGATTCCATAG
- a CDS encoding ABC transporter permease, which yields MFFRLLMESFVRQRRRKALAGVAILLGTTAVTAMLALATTIGDRIHKELAVYGANIVVTPSADQLEVKVGGVSLKPASGGSYLKESDLPKLEGIFWGNNITGVSPELAFKVRGTTAGGVAFNAPAVGLWFAHTLTNGASSLKTGAVGLHPVWKMQGAWPAEDGSGKTEVVVGQGLASRMGLKVGDAFEASLPSPGATGALSVVVSGIVSAGDATDDEILMPLLEAQAMAGLPGAVSRVEISARTKPEDSFARKDPDTLTPKMKEIWYCRPYANSIAYQIREAIPGARAEQVRQVEQSEGSVLDKIGGLMWLVSGAALLAAGFAVSAAMATAVLERRREIGLMRSLGAGKGAIALLFYAETGLLAVAAGTVGYMAGCGLAAWLGARIFEDSGGAHWPGFSAVFIPVLLPVVVGLGLIVAMAGSTPSIRAALSRSPSAILREEG from the coding sequence ATGTTCTTCCGGCTGCTGATGGAGAGCTTCGTCCGTCAGCGGCGGAGGAAGGCGCTTGCCGGGGTGGCGATTCTGCTTGGGACGACGGCGGTGACGGCGATGCTGGCGTTGGCTACGACCATTGGGGACAGGATTCACAAAGAGCTGGCGGTGTATGGGGCAAACATCGTCGTGACTCCTTCGGCGGATCAGCTCGAGGTGAAGGTGGGTGGGGTGAGCCTGAAGCCGGCGAGTGGCGGGTCCTATCTGAAGGAATCGGACCTGCCGAAGCTGGAGGGGATCTTCTGGGGGAACAACATCACCGGGGTGAGCCCGGAGCTTGCGTTCAAGGTCCGTGGGACGACGGCGGGTGGGGTGGCGTTCAACGCTCCGGCTGTTGGACTTTGGTTCGCGCATACGCTGACGAATGGAGCGTCTTCGTTGAAGACGGGGGCTGTGGGCCTTCACCCGGTGTGGAAGATGCAGGGAGCTTGGCCTGCTGAAGACGGTTCGGGTAAGACCGAGGTTGTGGTGGGGCAGGGGCTGGCTTCGCGGATGGGCCTGAAGGTCGGGGATGCTTTCGAGGCTTCGCTTCCCTCCCCTGGCGCGACAGGCGCTCTTTCGGTTGTGGTGAGCGGGATTGTTTCGGCGGGGGATGCTACCGATGACGAGATCCTGATGCCGCTGCTTGAGGCGCAGGCGATGGCAGGTCTGCCGGGTGCGGTCTCGCGGGTGGAGATCAGTGCGCGGACGAAGCCGGAGGATAGCTTTGCGCGGAAGGATCCGGATACGCTGACGCCGAAGATGAAGGAGATCTGGTACTGCCGTCCGTATGCGAACTCGATTGCGTACCAGATTCGCGAGGCGATTCCGGGGGCCCGGGCGGAGCAGGTGCGGCAGGTGGAGCAGAGCGAAGGCTCGGTGCTGGATAAGATTGGCGGCTTGATGTGGCTGGTGAGCGGGGCGGCGCTGCTGGCGGCTGGGTTTGCTGTGAGCGCGGCTATGGCAACGGCGGTGCTCGAACGGCGGCGGGAGATTGGGTTGATGCGGTCGCTGGGCGCGGGTAAGGGTGCGATTGCGCTGCTGTTCTATGCCGAGACGGGGTTGCTGGCGGTGGCGGCGGGCACGGTGGGGTACATGGCGGGGTGCGGGCTGGCGGCGTGGCTTGGGGCGAGAATCTTTGAGGACAGTGGCGGGGCGCACTGGCCTGGCTTTTCCGCAGTGTTTATTCCTGTGCTGCTTCCGGTTGTGGTTGGGCTTGGGCTGATTGTGGCGATGGCGGGGAGTACGCCTTCGATCCGTGCCGCCCTTTCGCGGAGTCCTTCGGCGATTCTGCGGGAGGAGGGGTGA
- a CDS encoding ABC transporter ATP-binding protein, with amino-acid sequence MMATQKRDFVTETTRPECAVIALESVTRDYAGRSGTVRALDDATFSIVAGEWVAITGPSGSGKSTLVNMLGCLDRPTAGQLSIDGTNVASMTAGELDRFRADKIGFIFQQFHLIPYLSALENVMLAQYFHSMTDEGQAREALERVGLGKRAEHLPSELSGGEQQRVCIARALINHPPILLADEPTGNLDAANQKIVAGLLGDLHRNGHTIVMVTHDPEMAGLAGRRIALSHGKVFCHPARGIVTLR; translated from the coding sequence ATGATGGCGACGCAGAAGCGGGATTTTGTGACGGAGACCACGCGTCCTGAGTGCGCGGTGATTGCACTCGAAAGTGTGACGCGGGACTACGCGGGGCGGAGCGGAACCGTGCGGGCGCTCGACGACGCGACCTTCTCGATTGTGGCTGGGGAGTGGGTTGCGATCACGGGGCCTTCCGGCTCGGGCAAGAGCACGCTGGTAAATATGCTTGGGTGCCTGGACCGACCAACGGCAGGGCAGTTGTCGATCGACGGAACGAACGTGGCCTCCATGACGGCGGGGGAACTGGATCGCTTTCGCGCGGACAAGATCGGTTTTATCTTTCAGCAGTTTCATCTGATTCCCTATTTGTCGGCCCTTGAGAACGTCATGCTGGCGCAGTACTTTCACTCGATGACGGATGAAGGGCAGGCACGCGAGGCTCTGGAGCGGGTGGGACTAGGCAAGCGGGCGGAGCATCTGCCGAGTGAGTTGTCAGGCGGGGAGCAGCAAAGAGTGTGCATCGCGCGGGCGCTGATCAACCATCCGCCAATTCTGCTGGCGGACGAGCCGACGGGAAATCTCGATGCAGCGAATCAGAAGATCGTGGCGGGATTGCTTGGGGATCTGCATCGGAACGGGCACACGATCGTAATGGTGACGCATGATCCGGAGATGGCCGGGTTGGCTGGACGACGGATCGCGTTGAGTCATGGCAAGGTCTTCTGCCACCCTGCTCGAGGCATCGTGACGCTGCGTTAG
- a CDS encoding RNA polymerase sigma factor, with product MYRETGLQGIPAGSTQDDTSLLALVQLGDEQAMAALFDRYSKVVYSVALRVLRDPASAEDVLQEIFMQVWRNPDSFMATRGSLGGWLAVVSRNRSIDQLRRKKPTDNVDDIALASPYNLADEAERNNMMEKARGAIQLLPKEQRKMLEMAFFDGLTHSEIAEMTGDPLGTVKTRIRSALLTLRKAFQS from the coding sequence ATGTATAGAGAAACGGGATTGCAAGGCATACCGGCGGGAAGTACGCAGGACGACACTTCCCTCTTGGCCTTGGTTCAACTCGGCGATGAACAGGCGATGGCTGCCTTGTTTGATCGCTATTCGAAAGTGGTTTACTCGGTCGCGCTGCGGGTCCTGCGAGATCCCGCATCCGCCGAGGATGTATTGCAGGAAATTTTCATGCAGGTCTGGCGCAATCCGGACAGCTTCATGGCAACTCGAGGGAGCCTTGGCGGGTGGCTTGCGGTGGTTTCGCGCAATCGATCGATCGATCAATTGCGTCGAAAGAAACCGACGGACAATGTGGACGATATAGCGCTTGCCTCCCCGTACAACCTTGCGGACGAGGCGGAGCGGAACAACATGATGGAAAAGGCACGAGGAGCGATACAGCTTCTGCCAAAAGAACAGAGAAAGATGTTGGAAATGGCATTCTTTGATGGGTTGACGCATTCGGAGATCGCTGAAATGACCGGCGATCCCCTTGGAACAGTAAAAACCAGAATACGCAGTGCGCTGTTGACACTGAGAAAGGCCTTCCAATCATGA
- a CDS encoding nuclear transport factor 2 family protein — translation MRFFLCALPAMLLAGSFAAPLKAATPEEQAVLAPVQAVFDGMAKRDAGAIQQPLLPGGMIFVIRDGKTTQVTFSAFAERVGRPGPKIEERIHGPVVHIDGDLAVVWAPFDFLLEGKVDHCGTDLFNLVRTNGTWQIATIAYNSHTDCPAR, via the coding sequence ATGCGATTCTTCCTTTGCGCTCTTCCTGCGATGCTTCTAGCCGGCAGCTTCGCCGCGCCGCTCAAGGCTGCTACTCCGGAAGAACAAGCGGTGCTTGCACCGGTGCAGGCGGTCTTCGACGGCATGGCGAAACGCGACGCGGGCGCGATTCAACAACCTCTGCTACCCGGTGGGATGATCTTCGTTATTCGGGACGGCAAGACGACGCAGGTGACCTTCTCCGCCTTCGCCGAACGTGTCGGGAGACCGGGGCCAAAGATCGAGGAGCGGATTCACGGCCCCGTCGTACACATCGATGGCGATCTTGCGGTGGTATGGGCACCGTTCGACTTTCTGCTGGAGGGCAAAGTCGATCACTGTGGAACGGATCTCTTCAACCTCGTCCGCACGAACGGAACTTGGCAGATTGCGACGATAGCCTACAACAGCCACACGGATTGCCCTGCGCGTTAG
- a CDS encoding NAD(+)/NADH kinase, producing MHLAAIISKPQKPELATIIPELVAWLKTHDYDAILDSESAPYAGQKFKSCPRTELPKHKPTLVIVLGGDGTLLSAARAFAKEEPPILSINLGSLGFLTEIPLADLYSALESWMAGTAPIDVRNMMCGRLVRNGEIIRQWEILNDVVVSKGTIARMADFTVEIDGQLVATFRADGVIVSTPTGSTAYNLAANGPIMMPMVNAMVINPICPHLLTLRPIVVSGDVNVTIHIEGVPNQTILTADGQEAVELALGDEVHCCRSKYSVRLLRLHQNGLFNVLRSKLKWGER from the coding sequence ATGCACCTGGCAGCGATCATCTCGAAGCCCCAGAAGCCCGAACTGGCCACGATCATCCCGGAGCTCGTCGCATGGCTCAAAACCCACGACTACGACGCCATTCTGGATTCAGAAAGTGCCCCATACGCAGGGCAGAAATTCAAGAGCTGCCCCCGTACCGAACTGCCGAAGCACAAGCCTACGCTGGTCATCGTCCTCGGGGGCGACGGCACCCTCCTCTCTGCCGCCCGCGCGTTCGCCAAAGAAGAGCCGCCCATTCTCTCCATCAACCTGGGCTCTCTCGGCTTCCTAACCGAGATTCCCTTGGCCGATCTCTACTCCGCTCTCGAATCCTGGATGGCCGGCACCGCACCGATCGACGTCCGCAACATGATGTGCGGACGCCTCGTGCGCAACGGAGAGATCATCCGCCAGTGGGAGATCCTCAACGACGTCGTGGTTTCCAAGGGAACTATCGCCCGCATGGCTGATTTCACCGTCGAGATCGACGGCCAACTCGTCGCCACCTTCCGCGCAGACGGCGTCATTGTTTCCACCCCGACCGGTTCCACCGCCTACAATCTCGCGGCCAACGGCCCCATCATGATGCCCATGGTGAACGCGATGGTGATCAACCCCATCTGCCCTCACCTTCTCACCCTTCGTCCGATCGTCGTCTCCGGTGACGTCAACGTGACCATCCACATCGAGGGCGTCCCAAACCAGACGATACTCACCGCCGACGGCCAGGAGGCCGTGGAGCTGGCCCTGGGTGACGAGGTTCATTGTTGCCGCTCCAAGTACAGCGTTCGCCTGCTCCGCCTCCACCAGAACGGCCTCTTCAACGTCCTCCGCTCCAAACTAAAGTGGGGGGAGCGCTAA
- a CDS encoding adenylate/guanylate cyclase domain-containing protein, whose protein sequence is MNLTGPWWTRIARTVVAVGAVALTLRVESHFPHLRNTTVTYSVLLLILFFATRWDRMPAVTASVVGAVMFLYYFEQPRRSFKVRDPEAFVAVISFLITALVVSATELRARQQTEIALERKRQTEQLNELGEAMLVTDNLQATVWIATNRSMPIFGMTGSAFYVPGQMTYRGGESAAITEDLLLATSKSKAVYDNGSSGVSIVPIDMGEDTTGAFGLCGSCLSRTVLNSIGNLLSVVLSRVLVSDKLVVQQRMSESLLLNILPGEVADELRTKGMVSPKYFEDVTILFTDFVGFTVSTESMAAEELVAVLDDYFTAFDQIVTRYRLEKMKTIGDSYMCISGLPVRNPAHPVDMVMAAFEMLRVVEERAKSKHGIEWKIRIGIHTGPVVAGVVGINKFAFDIWGDTVNFSSRMESSGQANRINISERTYSRVKDFFDCSYRGKVLTKEKREYDMYFANGVLTKLIGDSSETPPPAFVRRYHVYFQKAPPSFPEFLIERARPKLIGDGSPAEAS, encoded by the coding sequence ATGAATTTGACGGGACCGTGGTGGACGCGTATCGCTCGGACAGTCGTGGCGGTTGGTGCGGTGGCACTCACGCTTAGGGTTGAGTCCCACTTTCCTCACCTCCGAAACACGACCGTTACGTACTCCGTGCTTCTCCTGATTCTCTTCTTCGCTACGCGATGGGATCGCATGCCCGCCGTGACGGCTTCGGTTGTGGGAGCAGTGATGTTTCTGTATTACTTCGAGCAGCCGAGGCGAAGCTTCAAGGTACGTGATCCGGAAGCTTTTGTGGCGGTCATCTCGTTCCTGATAACGGCGCTTGTAGTCAGCGCGACGGAGTTAAGAGCAAGGCAGCAGACAGAGATAGCGCTGGAGCGAAAACGTCAGACCGAGCAGCTCAATGAGCTTGGAGAAGCCATGCTCGTGACTGACAATCTTCAGGCAACAGTGTGGATTGCGACGAATCGAAGCATGCCGATCTTCGGGATGACAGGTTCCGCATTTTACGTCCCGGGACAGATGACCTATCGGGGAGGCGAATCCGCCGCGATCACCGAGGACCTTTTACTCGCAACGAGTAAGAGCAAAGCAGTTTACGACAACGGAAGCAGCGGAGTGTCGATCGTCCCCATCGACATGGGCGAAGATACCACGGGAGCTTTCGGTCTGTGCGGCTCGTGCCTTTCAAGAACGGTGTTAAATTCCATCGGAAACTTACTTTCGGTTGTGCTATCTCGTGTGCTGGTGAGCGACAAGCTAGTCGTGCAACAAAGGATGTCGGAATCGCTGCTACTGAACATTCTTCCGGGCGAGGTCGCCGATGAGTTGCGTACGAAAGGGATGGTCTCTCCTAAGTATTTTGAAGATGTGACGATCCTGTTTACAGACTTCGTGGGATTCACGGTTTCGACCGAGTCGATGGCGGCGGAGGAACTAGTGGCGGTGTTGGACGACTACTTTACGGCCTTCGACCAGATCGTGACTCGCTACCGGCTGGAAAAGATGAAGACGATCGGCGACAGCTACATGTGCATCAGTGGGCTTCCAGTGCGCAACCCGGCTCATCCCGTGGACATGGTGATGGCGGCGTTCGAAATGCTGCGCGTCGTAGAGGAGCGGGCGAAGTCTAAACACGGGATCGAGTGGAAGATTCGGATCGGGATTCACACGGGGCCGGTGGTGGCAGGCGTGGTAGGAATCAATAAGTTCGCCTTCGATATCTGGGGCGACACAGTGAACTTCAGCTCCCGCATGGAGTCGTCAGGTCAGGCGAATCGCATCAATATCTCGGAGCGGACGTACTCGCGAGTGAAGGACTTCTTCGATTGCAGTTATAGAGGAAAGGTCCTTACGAAAGAGAAGAGAGAATATGACATGTACTTCGCCAACGGAGTACTAACAAAACTCATCGGAGATTCCTCGGAAACACCGCCCCCGGCCTTTGTTCGGAGGTATCACGTGTATTTTCAGAAGGCGCCGCCGTCGTTTCCGGAGTTCCTCATCGAGAGAGCGCGTCCGAAGCTGATCGGCGATGGGTCGCCTGCTGAGGCGTCTTAG
- a CDS encoding PP2C family protein-serine/threonine phosphatase, translating into MFQPLQNRLRAYERYSGITFFRSQLLLLAVALSVSAIQWFLIDRASLPSTLIYSFVAGNVLNVLLSLAVPFFSFAFPQDWIAFLAILLPVSFIASAAGGVIDRLILRIPMAPLADLRKGDIPYGALICFVIGVSMRVFASVRARLQAANNQLAQQVQYGRQELETQASDLRDAFEIQSSLLPRTIPQIAGVEISCAWQPARTVSGDYFDVLVLSDSRIAFCLADVSGKGMSAALITANLQATLRAFAPDESSPARLCHRLNQALCASLPTGRFVTLVYGILDRKRMTLTYELAGHNAPLLLRGSEVIPLPGSGPVLGILPGAVFSDQAFALRPGDRILISTDGVTEAFNPTGEEFGDDRLVAAALNGGDTAHSIRAEVMRAVSLFAEDHFHDDASLLVVRLDQ; encoded by the coding sequence TTGTTCCAGCCGTTGCAAAACAGGCTCCGCGCCTATGAGCGATACTCCGGCATCACCTTCTTCCGATCGCAGCTTCTACTGCTCGCGGTTGCCCTCAGCGTCTCTGCCATCCAGTGGTTCCTGATCGACCGTGCCAGTCTTCCCAGCACGCTCATCTACAGCTTCGTTGCGGGAAATGTCCTCAACGTCCTCCTCTCCCTCGCTGTGCCGTTCTTCAGTTTCGCCTTCCCGCAGGACTGGATCGCCTTCCTCGCGATCCTGCTCCCGGTCTCCTTCATCGCCAGCGCGGCCGGAGGTGTAATCGACCGGCTCATCCTGCGGATTCCGATGGCGCCTCTGGCCGACCTGCGAAAGGGCGACATCCCCTACGGAGCGCTCATCTGCTTTGTCATCGGCGTCAGCATGCGGGTGTTCGCCTCCGTTCGCGCCCGCCTGCAGGCCGCAAACAACCAGCTCGCGCAACAGGTCCAGTACGGACGCCAGGAGCTCGAAACCCAGGCCTCTGATCTCCGCGACGCCTTTGAGATCCAGTCCAGCCTCCTTCCCCGCACCATCCCGCAGATCGCCGGTGTCGAGATCAGTTGCGCCTGGCAGCCCGCCCGAACCGTCAGCGGGGACTACTTCGACGTACTCGTCCTCAGCGACTCCCGCATTGCCTTCTGCCTCGCCGACGTCTCCGGCAAGGGCATGAGCGCCGCTCTCATCACAGCCAACCTCCAGGCCACCCTCCGCGCCTTCGCACCTGACGAGTCCAGCCCCGCCCGCCTCTGCCATCGCCTCAACCAGGCCCTCTGCGCCAGCCTCCCGACGGGCCGTTTCGTCACCCTCGTCTACGGCATCCTCGACCGCAAGCGCATGACCCTCACCTACGAACTCGCCGGCCACAACGCACCCCTTCTCCTGCGTGGTTCGGAAGTCATCCCGCTCCCCGGCTCTGGACCCGTCCTCGGCATCCTTCCGGGCGCCGTCTTCTCCGATCAGGCGTTCGCGCTGCGGCCCGGCGACCGCATCCTCATCTCAACCGACGGTGTTACCGAAGCATTCAACCCCACCGGTGAGGAGTTCGGTGACGACCGCCTCGTAGCCGCGGCGCTCAATGGTGGCGACACCGCGCACAGCATCCGCGCCGAGGTGATGCGCGCTGTTAGCCTCTTCGCCGAGGATCACTTCCACGATGACGCGTCGCTACTTGTCGTCCGTCTCGATCAGTAA
- a CDS encoding ABC transporter permease: protein MAVATEGSAASAPPGERPLQRRGLELSLSRMLRRSLIHRKARTMSALVALTVSAAVATALLTLYADLDAKLHHEFRSFGANVVVTAAPTGEVDGAAGAPAPIDTVTSESLPANATTRVLQEAGPDAIGAEFGYAVATTDRGSPVVVVGTDFNDARKLDAWWQVSAWPIGTEDALLGVRAANFVADTQDVKLMFAGKEIVLRGVGTVKTGGDEDSRIYMPMAAFTKWTGAGAGVIEVQVPGGAAKVQASIDRMRSELKGMQVQPVRQLVEGESRIVERTHALMYGAVLLIAMTVGVSVLATMSASVLERRRDFALMKALGGSQGQLVGMFLLEALVIALAGVVVGFVIGSGMALLISELNFHTATLPRLQVLPAVILLNGFIAVVAALFPARVLRGLEPAALLKGE from the coding sequence ATGGCGGTGGCGACGGAGGGTTCGGCTGCTTCGGCTCCTCCCGGCGAGCGACCTCTTCAGAGGCGTGGGCTTGAGTTGAGCCTGTCGCGGATGTTGCGGCGTTCGTTGATTCACCGGAAGGCGCGAACGATGAGCGCGCTGGTGGCGCTTACGGTATCGGCGGCGGTGGCTACGGCTCTGCTGACCTTGTATGCGGATCTGGATGCGAAGCTGCATCACGAGTTCCGGAGCTTCGGAGCGAACGTCGTAGTGACGGCGGCTCCTACGGGCGAGGTCGATGGCGCTGCGGGTGCGCCGGCGCCGATCGATACGGTTACCTCGGAGAGTTTGCCCGCAAATGCGACGACGAGGGTGTTGCAGGAGGCGGGGCCGGACGCGATTGGGGCCGAGTTCGGGTACGCGGTGGCGACGACGGATCGGGGATCGCCGGTGGTCGTTGTGGGGACGGATTTCAATGACGCGCGGAAGCTGGATGCGTGGTGGCAGGTGAGCGCTTGGCCGATCGGTACGGAGGATGCGCTACTAGGGGTGAGGGCGGCTAACTTCGTCGCGGATACGCAAGACGTTAAGCTGATGTTTGCAGGGAAAGAGATCGTGCTGCGCGGAGTCGGAACGGTTAAGACTGGCGGGGATGAGGACAGCCGGATCTACATGCCGATGGCGGCGTTTACGAAATGGACGGGTGCGGGGGCGGGCGTTATCGAAGTGCAGGTCCCTGGGGGTGCAGCGAAGGTGCAGGCGTCGATCGATCGAATGCGCAGCGAGCTGAAGGGCATGCAGGTCCAGCCAGTGCGGCAGTTGGTGGAGGGAGAATCGCGGATCGTTGAGAGGACGCATGCGCTGATGTATGGGGCGGTGCTTCTGATCGCGATGACGGTTGGGGTGTCGGTTTTGGCGACGATGTCCGCGAGCGTGCTGGAGAGGCGGAGAGACTTCGCACTGATGAAGGCGCTCGGAGGGTCACAGGGGCAGCTCGTCGGGATGTTTCTGCTGGAGGCGTTGGTAATCGCGCTTGCGGGAGTCGTAGTGGGGTTCGTGATTGGGTCAGGGATGGCTCTGCTGATCAGCGAACTGAACTTTCATACGGCCACGCTGCCCCGACTGCAGGTACTTCCGGCGGTGATTCTGCTGAACGGGTTCATTGCTGTGGTTGCAGCTTTGTTTCCTGCGAGGGTGCTGCGCGGTTTGGAGCCGGCGGCACTATTGAAGGGCGAATAG
- a CDS encoding anti-sigma factor, with translation MNTPEQIDAEDLTLFAMQLLSPEETQAVARFLENNFAAQKELARIQGDLAGLAMSTEMQAPPAKARARFLKAVEQERKEKPVDLLKPPAPSFAAVAAATAALQSVQLGKEQALGTDTYNSSGKAPEAAEDTSAKAASVVAPQVLQFPAAKPFRERALPWVGWAVAAGLAVTTIDLYQQRNAMKATLTSQAGDLATATAEASEVGTARDVLSAMTDQTAKRVTLAKTGAPVVPVGRTTYSAEKGVLIFAATNMAPLNTYKVYELWLIPADGKAPVPVGTFQPDAKGYANLISTKLAKGVEAKAFGITVEDSGGSKTPTLPILMSGA, from the coding sequence ATGAACACGCCAGAACAAATCGATGCGGAAGACCTCACCCTCTTTGCAATGCAGTTGTTGTCTCCCGAAGAGACCCAGGCAGTGGCACGGTTTCTTGAAAATAACTTCGCGGCCCAGAAAGAACTTGCCAGGATCCAGGGAGACCTCGCGGGGCTCGCGATGTCGACCGAGATGCAGGCTCCACCAGCGAAGGCACGTGCGCGCTTCTTAAAGGCAGTCGAGCAGGAGCGTAAAGAAAAGCCCGTTGATCTGCTAAAGCCTCCCGCGCCCTCGTTCGCGGCGGTAGCGGCGGCAACCGCTGCGTTGCAGAGCGTGCAGCTTGGCAAGGAACAGGCCTTGGGAACGGATACGTACAACTCGTCCGGGAAGGCGCCTGAAGCTGCAGAGGATACGAGCGCCAAGGCGGCATCTGTAGTGGCTCCGCAAGTGCTTCAGTTCCCAGCGGCGAAACCGTTCCGCGAACGCGCGCTTCCGTGGGTTGGCTGGGCTGTTGCCGCCGGACTCGCCGTGACGACGATCGATCTTTACCAGCAGCGCAACGCGATGAAAGCCACCCTGACAAGCCAAGCGGGCGATCTGGCTACGGCGACCGCCGAGGCTTCGGAAGTGGGCACAGCGCGTGATGTGCTGAGTGCGATGACCGATCAGACTGCGAAGCGCGTCACGCTGGCGAAGACTGGAGCACCGGTTGTTCCGGTCGGACGAACGACGTACTCGGCGGAAAAGGGCGTGCTGATCTTCGCCGCGACGAATATGGCTCCTCTAAACACCTACAAAGTCTACGAGTTGTGGCTGATCCCGGCGGACGGCAAGGCGCCGGTTCCGGTGGGGACGTTCCAGCCGGATGCGAAGGGGTACGCGAACCTGATCTCGACGAAGCTGGCGAAGGGCGTCGAAGCGAAGGCGTTCGGGATCACGGTGGAGGATAGTGGTGGCTCGAAGACGCCTACGCTGCCAATCTTGATGAGCGGAGCTTAG